A genomic segment from Kyrpidia tusciae DSM 2912 encodes:
- a CDS encoding CRISPR-associated helicase/endonuclease Cas3 produces MVRPFGECVARPAEGERQFPLPRHLETVASGVGNFQGQPAERLDYLAGWMHDIGKSNEKWQWYIESPRSRKGPPHSVYGAILYAYYAERLLNIWKMPRREKTELRRRVQWWCRDLLDHHGRLGDIEETEVPWRSFPPQWEHFDLPGIHDAVSRLFPEVAGSAPTVGSLKAWHKGFVDTWAKWYMDWTGQAVLARYEEAEAPVSCLRLSTASLIRADRFDAAQIEPRRLQREELEGALAHLEKFLEDKGRQAAGSTLAGGGLTGVTALRQRVHQQAVERYRQNPEGDLYVLKLPTGLGKTLTALRVALEIAGDRGKERIVYVAPYLTILSQAAGEIAKASGLEVMEHHSLSMTEDREWDDKAILLLESWQSPVVATTFNQMFRAFFAQRAQETLRLAGLENSVVIVDEPQIVDDSVWQPFLAMIQGAAREMNATFLFVTATLPPLRPGLKESPIHLAPPDIRYPDRYRARVVAEPWDEKQLADHLVGRERDTRHLAVILNTIGDAARVYRELSERLKDAGPADSEPRLLHLHGLMTPLHKRLRIEEMKERLGAGQRLWAVTTQIIEAGVDVSFQKVYRARPIYSSVIQAAGRVNRHGTGGEPGEIVVFSFLRGGEQDSRVWVYQNAIVREETDRSLSKAAEWLEHELYEEVDQYFSRCSARSSGAAKMKALVQAAQGRWSAVSGWSPFEQDPRRVSIFVPWGEGHLERRIFQDIRKRMNEFGIREVREIYERYLDRAWMGGLSFVARKRFMALTQQFIVSMPPKMALQVAANLADDVEIKLAADLVEYREDRGYADLAAGVVETGIL; encoded by the coding sequence GTGGTAAGACCATTTGGTGAATGTGTGGCGCGTCCTGCGGAGGGGGAACGTCAATTCCCCCTGCCCCGGCACTTGGAAACGGTGGCATCGGGGGTGGGCAATTTCCAGGGCCAGCCCGCCGAGCGTCTGGATTACCTGGCGGGTTGGATGCACGACATTGGCAAGTCAAACGAAAAATGGCAGTGGTACATTGAGTCGCCGCGGTCCCGGAAGGGGCCGCCGCACTCGGTATACGGCGCCATTTTGTATGCCTATTATGCCGAACGGTTGCTGAATATCTGGAAAATGCCCAGGAGGGAAAAGACTGAGCTGCGGAGGCGTGTGCAGTGGTGGTGCCGGGATCTTCTCGACCACCACGGGAGGCTCGGCGATATCGAGGAAACGGAAGTGCCCTGGAGAAGCTTTCCGCCGCAATGGGAACACTTTGATCTCCCGGGTATCCACGACGCGGTCAGCCGGCTGTTTCCGGAGGTTGCCGGGTCCGCTCCTACGGTGGGGTCGTTGAAGGCCTGGCACAAGGGGTTTGTTGACACTTGGGCCAAATGGTACATGGATTGGACGGGTCAGGCAGTGTTAGCGAGGTACGAAGAGGCGGAGGCGCCGGTTTCGTGTCTTCGCCTCTCTACCGCCTCCCTGATTCGCGCGGATCGATTCGACGCGGCCCAGATCGAGCCCCGGCGGCTTCAGCGCGAAGAGCTGGAGGGTGCCTTGGCGCATTTGGAAAAATTTCTCGAAGATAAGGGTCGACAGGCGGCGGGATCCACGCTGGCGGGAGGCGGGCTCACCGGCGTGACGGCCCTTCGCCAACGGGTGCACCAGCAAGCGGTGGAGCGATACCGCCAAAACCCTGAAGGAGACTTGTATGTCTTGAAGCTTCCCACGGGTTTGGGGAAGACCCTCACGGCTCTGCGGGTGGCGCTGGAGATTGCCGGGGACCGGGGGAAAGAAAGGATTGTCTATGTGGCTCCTTATTTGACGATTTTGTCCCAGGCTGCGGGAGAGATCGCCAAGGCCTCGGGGCTGGAAGTCATGGAGCACCATTCTCTGTCAATGACGGAGGACCGTGAATGGGATGACAAAGCGATTCTCTTGCTGGAATCTTGGCAGTCCCCGGTGGTGGCGACGACGTTTAACCAAATGTTTCGGGCTTTTTTTGCGCAGCGTGCCCAAGAAACCCTCCGGCTGGCCGGGCTCGAGAATTCCGTAGTCATTGTCGACGAGCCACAAATCGTCGATGACTCCGTCTGGCAACCTTTTCTCGCCATGATCCAGGGCGCCGCCCGGGAGATGAATGCGACGTTTCTCTTTGTGACGGCCACCCTTCCGCCGCTCCGGCCGGGGCTGAAGGAGTCCCCGATTCACCTGGCACCTCCTGACATCCGTTATCCGGACCGATACCGGGCCCGGGTCGTGGCTGAGCCGTGGGACGAGAAGCAGCTGGCCGATCATCTGGTCGGACGGGAGAGAGACACGCGGCATCTGGCCGTGATTTTGAACACCATTGGGGATGCGGCGAGGGTTTATCGAGAGCTGTCTGAAAGGTTGAAGGATGCGGGCCCCGCCGATTCGGAGCCGCGGCTTTTGCATCTCCACGGCTTGATGACGCCCTTGCACAAGCGGCTGCGGATTGAAGAGATGAAAGAGCGTTTGGGAGCGGGGCAGCGGTTATGGGCGGTGACCACCCAGATTATCGAGGCCGGTGTGGATGTGAGTTTTCAAAAAGTTTACCGGGCGCGGCCGATCTACTCCTCGGTGATTCAGGCGGCGGGGCGGGTCAATCGGCACGGGACAGGGGGGGAGCCTGGGGAGATCGTGGTCTTTTCGTTTTTGCGAGGCGGGGAACAGGATTCCAGGGTCTGGGTCTATCAGAACGCCATTGTCCGGGAGGAGACGGACCGCAGTTTGAGCAAGGCGGCCGAGTGGCTGGAGCACGAGCTGTACGAAGAGGTGGATCAGTACTTTTCCCGATGCTCGGCCCGCTCCAGCGGCGCGGCGAAAATGAAGGCCCTGGTCCAAGCGGCCCAAGGGCGGTGGAGTGCTGTGAGCGGCTGGTCGCCCTTCGAACAGGATCCGCGGCGGGTGTCGATTTTTGTCCCGTGGGGCGAGGGGCACTTGGAGCGCCGGATCTTCCAGGACATCCGGAAGCGCATGAATGAATTCGGGATCCGGGAGGTCCGGGAGATTTATGAAAGGTATTTGGACCGGGCGTGGATGGGGGGACTGTCCTTTGTGGCCCGAAAGCGCTTCATGGCGTTGACGCAGCAGTTCATCGTCTCAATGCCGCCGAAGATGGCGCTGCAGGTGGCGGCAAACCTGGCGGATGACGTGGAGATTAAACTGGCCGCCGACCTGGTGGAGTACCGAGAGGACCGGGGGTACGCCGATCTGGCCGCGGGAGTGGTGGAGACTGGCATTTTATGA
- the cas5 gene encoding CRISPR-associated protein Cas5 produces MGQVMRLLVFDLKGTLAHFRRPDTTATHASYPVITRTALRGLLGSILGLAEFSGESWAGIQLLSPVRTVLQELSLLGKGFLTSGPAMNRPTSIELVVNPAYRIYYHGDYQEELMARIREGRSHYHTYLGSAFALTFPRFVGSWEVPEVELTPGMTYRCRTVLPTQVVQGLVMSPGDSKLQVGRIGGVHYHYLGGRRFRGAVHLVYEVQGQPISFVPAASPAEPKVRFAQLGDEVVCLW; encoded by the coding sequence GTGGGACAGGTGATGCGGCTGCTGGTGTTCGACCTGAAGGGCACCCTGGCTCATTTCCGACGACCGGATACTACGGCCACTCATGCGTCGTATCCGGTGATTACGCGCACAGCTCTGCGGGGACTGCTGGGCTCGATTCTGGGATTAGCGGAGTTTAGCGGTGAATCTTGGGCGGGCATCCAACTGCTGTCCCCGGTGCGCACCGTTCTCCAGGAATTGTCCTTGCTCGGGAAGGGATTTCTGACGAGCGGGCCGGCGATGAATCGTCCTACTTCTATTGAATTGGTGGTCAATCCCGCTTATCGCATTTATTATCACGGGGATTATCAAGAGGAATTGATGGCGCGGATCCGGGAGGGGAGAAGCCATTATCACACATATCTGGGGAGTGCCTTTGCCCTGACCTTTCCCCGGTTCGTGGGGTCTTGGGAGGTCCCGGAGGTGGAGTTGACGCCGGGGATGACCTATCGCTGTCGAACGGTCCTGCCGACCCAGGTGGTTCAGGGGTTGGTGATGTCCCCGGGGGATTCGAAGCTGCAGGTGGGGCGTATCGGAGGGGTTCATTACCATTATTTGGGCGGACGGCGATTTCGGGGCGCGGTTCACTTGGTGTACGAAGTGCAGGGGCAACCGATTTCCTTTGTCCCGGCGGCCTCCCCGGCGGAGCCGAAAGTCCGGTTTGCGCAACTTGGGGACGAGGTGGTATGCCTGTGGTAA
- a CDS encoding CRISPR-associated protein — MMSDLRSGEIIFVKSVKDGIPNRDPLNESDARRLFSEEDGRISLSDVSIKRDVRDYVLARYPDGGDSKNKFVFVREEKTEDGKLLGRGSLAKKIQERSGRKGNMDEILKESAFDVRVFGAVYSVGGSSFHLTGPVQFGWAHSLHPVETRYVQGTVVMPSKDINEKASGRGGESEESAGKQQGTIWTTYTLPFAVFVMPGIINASIARETGMSEDDVDLLLEALWKGTQYRQARGRGIQQPLFLAHVEYADPFFRIGYLEEHVRLLPEREVWLSGERPSSVAEVSLDVQDLGRVLRDYRDRVARVRWWIDPSLDIKGELPGEKQAAW, encoded by the coding sequence ATGATGTCAGATCTTCGCAGTGGAGAAATCATTTTCGTCAAGAGTGTGAAAGACGGGATTCCAAACCGGGATCCCTTAAATGAGAGCGATGCCCGGCGGCTGTTCAGTGAAGAGGACGGGCGGATCTCCCTGTCCGATGTCAGCATCAAACGAGACGTTCGGGACTACGTCCTTGCCCGTTATCCCGACGGCGGTGACAGCAAAAACAAGTTTGTGTTCGTTCGGGAAGAAAAGACCGAGGATGGAAAGTTGCTCGGGCGGGGGAGTCTGGCGAAAAAGATTCAGGAGCGCTCCGGACGCAAAGGAAATATGGATGAGATTTTGAAGGAGAGCGCTTTTGATGTACGGGTGTTTGGGGCGGTCTACAGTGTGGGGGGATCTTCCTTTCATCTCACCGGTCCGGTGCAGTTCGGTTGGGCTCACTCCCTTCATCCAGTGGAAACTCGCTATGTCCAGGGCACGGTGGTGATGCCGAGTAAAGACATCAACGAGAAGGCGAGTGGCCGGGGCGGAGAATCCGAGGAAAGCGCGGGGAAACAACAGGGGACGATTTGGACCACCTACACCCTGCCCTTTGCCGTCTTTGTGATGCCCGGCATCATCAACGCATCCATTGCCCGGGAGACGGGGATGAGCGAGGACGATGTGGATTTGTTGCTCGAGGCCCTGTGGAAGGGCACGCAGTACCGCCAGGCCCGGGGGCGGGGGATCCAACAACCGCTGTTTCTTGCCCACGTGGAGTACGCGGACCCGTTCTTCCGGATCGGCTATCTCGAGGAGCACGTGCGATTGTTGCCCGAAAGAGAGGTCTGGTTGTCCGGGGAGCGGCCGAGCTCGGTGGCGGAGGTCTCCCTGGATGTGCAGGATCTCGGCCGGGTCCTCCGGGATTACCGGGACCGGGTGGCCCGGGTGAGGTGGTGGATCGATCCGTCCCTCGATATCAAGGGGGAGCTGCCCGGGGAGAAACAGGCGGCATGGTGA
- the cas6 gene encoding CRISPR-associated endoribonuclease Cas6: MLTMRPSSGRDDFVLPLTYNEYVQAALYHILPEDFAAFLHDEGYSYLKRKFRMFSFSRLLGKYEVLRDQGLIRFFGPVRLVVVSPLAEFTHAVLDRLLGDAMLRLGNVELELAEVESSNPKVQSSRILVQTLSPITAYSTLFKPDGRKYTVYFHPRESSFSEVVRENLRKKVKVARDEIGIEIGFPEEDFAFDIRPVGRTKKSVVVYRDVFVQGYSGRFELTGPPAVLSLALDFSLGSKNSQGFGCVDLIKTYTEEGGDVHVDREPYSAG; this comes from the coding sequence GTGCTTACGATGCGGCCGTCATCCGGTCGGGACGATTTTGTCCTGCCGCTGACGTACAACGAATACGTTCAAGCGGCGCTGTATCACATCCTGCCGGAGGATTTTGCCGCGTTTCTCCACGACGAAGGCTATTCTTATCTGAAACGGAAGTTTCGCATGTTCTCTTTTTCCCGGCTGCTGGGGAAGTACGAAGTTCTTCGCGACCAAGGACTGATTCGGTTTTTTGGCCCGGTGCGGCTGGTGGTGGTGTCTCCCCTCGCCGAATTCACTCATGCGGTGCTGGATCGGTTGCTGGGGGATGCGATGCTTCGCCTGGGGAATGTAGAGTTGGAACTGGCGGAGGTCGAAAGCTCGAACCCGAAAGTTCAGTCCTCCCGGATCCTCGTCCAGACTTTGTCGCCGATCACCGCATATTCGACGCTTTTCAAGCCGGATGGCCGAAAGTACACGGTTTATTTTCACCCCAGGGAGTCTTCTTTCTCCGAAGTGGTTCGAGAGAATCTGCGCAAAAAGGTGAAGGTGGCCCGGGATGAAATCGGGATCGAAATCGGCTTCCCGGAGGAGGATTTCGCCTTCGACATCCGCCCGGTGGGGCGTACGAAAAAATCTGTCGTCGTATACCGGGATGTTTTTGTGCAGGGGTATTCGGGTCGGTTCGAACTGACCGGTCCACCCGCAGTCCTCTCCCTGGCTTTGGATTTTTCCTTGGGAAGTAAAAACAGCCAGGGATTCGGGTGCGTGGATTTGATCAAAACGTACACCGAGGAAGGCGGTGATGTTCATGTTGATCGAGAGCCTTATTCGGCTGGGTAA
- a CDS encoding NAD-dependent deacylase: MGEREREPRDNGIRRVAQWLRKARRAVALTGAGMSTESGIPDFRSQGGLWAQVDPREVATVEALETNYPRVREFYRKRIDEIKKHRPHLGHEILARWEKAGRLQAVATQNIDGFHQMAGNRAVHELHGSLRRFYCLDCGRPATEAEFLGGEPCPHCRGRLRPGVVMFGELLPMDAWNAAETAMRAADLVLVIGTSLEVYPVNQLPALSQGKRVLINLEPTDQQALFDEVLIGRAGEVLAAIDREMGNQSGDPQGLKI, from the coding sequence TTGGGCGAACGGGAACGCGAACCGAGGGATAACGGGATTCGCCGGGTGGCGCAGTGGCTTCGGAAGGCGCGCCGGGCCGTGGCGCTGACCGGGGCGGGGATGTCCACCGAGAGCGGCATTCCCGATTTTCGCTCCCAGGGCGGGCTCTGGGCCCAAGTCGACCCCCGGGAGGTGGCGACGGTGGAGGCCTTGGAGACCAATTACCCGAGGGTGCGGGAATTTTACCGGAAGCGCATCGACGAGATCAAAAAGCACCGGCCCCACCTTGGCCATGAGATCCTGGCCCGCTGGGAGAAGGCGGGCCGTCTTCAGGCGGTGGCCACCCAGAACATCGACGGCTTTCACCAAATGGCCGGGAATCGGGCGGTTCATGAGCTGCACGGGTCCCTGCGGCGGTTTTACTGTCTGGATTGCGGACGGCCGGCCACAGAGGCGGAGTTTCTCGGCGGCGAGCCCTGTCCGCACTGCCGGGGACGTCTTCGGCCGGGGGTGGTGATGTTTGGGGAGCTCTTGCCCATGGACGCCTGGAACGCCGCGGAAACCGCCATGCGGGCGGCCGATCTGGTCCTCGTGATTGGCACCAGCCTCGAGGTCTACCCGGTGAACCAGTTGCCGGCCCTCAGCCAAGGCAAACGCGTGCTCATCAACCTCGAGCCCACCGACCAGCAGGCTCTGTTCGACGAGGTCCTCATCGGCAGGGCCGGGGAAGTGCTGGCGGCCATTGATCGGGAGATGGGGAATCAGTCGGGCGACCCTCAAGGTCTCAAGATCTAG
- a CDS encoding efflux RND transporter periplasmic adaptor subunit: protein MTELKRKNIVLWIALIALFALSFVLSGCQTKTETVDFPGIPVEVTRLKRGEIVHESAYYGETESRTRVTVSAKVSGTVNHLAKHNGDRVDQGELILSLDNTDIEATVAQAAAAVQVAEANVEKIKKGPEPEEITAAKENVRQAEIAVEAARTNLERTKKLFENGVVSLKESENVQHEYDLAMSRLAAAEQNLLLLKRSPTPEAVAVAEAELNKARTSYHTALSKRNDARVISPVSGYISGLVIQEGEFLAAGTPFAVIENPNAFHITVRVSESDIHFVRLGDNVTVKFPTLQLSTTGVVDEVSPSADPRTGLFPVKLTIENHDGQVKPGMVANVIIPLERHGSALVVPTNAVINDKGDTYVYVVEKGVARKRKVNTGIRSEQYVEIIDGLSVDEVVITAGVDLLVDGERVVVR from the coding sequence ATGACGGAGTTAAAACGAAAGAACATCGTACTTTGGATAGCACTCATTGCCTTGTTCGCGTTATCCTTCGTGTTGTCCGGGTGCCAGACGAAGACGGAAACAGTCGATTTTCCTGGCATACCGGTCGAGGTGACGCGTCTAAAACGCGGTGAAATTGTCCACGAAAGCGCGTATTACGGAGAGACGGAGAGCAGAACTCGCGTAACAGTCAGCGCGAAAGTTTCCGGGACTGTCAACCACCTGGCGAAACATAATGGTGACCGGGTCGATCAGGGCGAACTCATCCTGAGCCTTGACAATACTGACATCGAAGCGACGGTGGCGCAAGCTGCTGCTGCAGTTCAAGTGGCCGAAGCGAATGTGGAGAAGATCAAAAAAGGGCCTGAACCGGAAGAAATAACCGCCGCAAAAGAGAACGTGCGTCAGGCTGAGATCGCCGTCGAGGCCGCACGTACCAACCTTGAGCGGACGAAAAAACTTTTTGAAAACGGGGTCGTGAGTTTGAAAGAATCGGAAAACGTGCAACACGAATATGACCTTGCCATGTCGAGACTCGCCGCCGCCGAACAAAATCTTTTGCTTCTCAAGCGCTCACCAACCCCGGAGGCGGTCGCCGTTGCTGAAGCGGAACTCAATAAGGCCAGAACCTCTTATCATACGGCTCTCTCGAAGCGCAACGATGCTCGCGTGATAAGTCCTGTATCCGGTTATATCTCGGGACTTGTTATTCAAGAAGGGGAATTTTTGGCTGCCGGGACACCGTTTGCCGTGATCGAGAATCCCAACGCCTTCCACATTACGGTGCGGGTTTCAGAAAGCGACATCCATTTCGTTCGTTTGGGTGACAACGTGACCGTGAAGTTTCCAACTCTTCAGCTTTCGACCACGGGGGTAGTCGATGAAGTCTCGCCATCGGCCGATCCGCGCACAGGTCTGTTCCCAGTGAAACTCACGATTGAAAACCATGACGGTCAAGTGAAACCCGGCATGGTCGCGAACGTCATCATCCCCCTTGAACGGCATGGATCAGCTCTCGTCGTGCCGACGAACGCAGTCATCAACGACAAGGGCGATACATACGTGTATGTCGTCGAAAAGGGCGTTGCCAGAAAAAGGAAGGTCAATACGGGCATTCGCAGCGAACAATACGTAGAAATCATCGACGGGCTGTCCGTCGATGAAGTGGTTATCACCGCAGGCGTCGACCTCCTCGTCGACGGAGAGAGGGTTGTCGTGAGATGA